In Thunnus albacares chromosome 10, fThuAlb1.1, whole genome shotgun sequence, a single window of DNA contains:
- the tmed9 gene encoding transmembrane emp24 domain-containing protein 9 encodes MVSCVLSVLLLNVFCSFVSSLYFHIGETEKKCFIEEIPDETMIIGNYRTQLYDKQKEEYLPATQGLGMFVEVKDPDDKVILSRQYGSEGRFTFTSHTPGEHQICLHSNSSKFSLFAGGMLRVHLDIQVGEHANNYAEIAAKDKLTELQLRVRQLVEQVDQIQKEQNYQRYREERFRQTSESTNQRVLWWSIVQTLILVAIGIWQMRHLKSFFEAKKLV; translated from the exons ATGGTGTCGTGTGTGTTGTCGGTTTTACTCCTGAACGTTTTCTGCAGTTTCGTCTCCTCTTTGTACTTTCACATCGGAGAGACGGAGAAGAAATGTTTCATAGAGGAAATCCCTGATGAGACGATGATTATCG gtaaCTATCGGACTCAGCTGTATGATAAGCAGAAAGAAGAGTATCTGCCGGCCACTCAGGGTCTGGGGATGTTTGTGGAAGTCAAAGATCCTGATGACAAG GTGATTCTGTCCCGGCAGTACGGCTCAGAGGGAAGGTTCACCTTCACGTCACACACACCTGGAGAACACCAGATCTGCCTGCACTCCAACTCCTCCAAGTTCTCCCTGTTCGCTGGAGGCATGCTG AGAGTTCACCTGGACATCCAGGTGGGAGAACACGCCAACAACTACGCCGAGATCGCCGCCAAAGACAAACTGACGGAGCTGCAGCTGAGAGTGAGACAGCTGGTGGAGCAAGTGGACCAGATCCAGAAGGAGCAGAACTACCAGCGG TACCGCGAGGAGCGTTTCCGTCAGACCAGCGAGAGCACCAACCAGCGGGTCCTCTGGTGGTCCATCGTCCAGACGCTCATCCTGGTCGCCATCGGCATCTGGCAGATGAGACACCTCAAGAGCTTCTTCGAGGCTAAGAAACTGGTGTAA